The following proteins come from a genomic window of Rattus norvegicus strain BN/NHsdMcwi chromosome 8, GRCr8, whole genome shotgun sequence:
- the Or7g20 gene encoding olfactory receptor Olr1128: MEGKNQTDVSHFFLLGLTDDPTVKPVIFCLFLFIYMVTILGNLLIILAVSCYSHLQTPMYFFISNLSFNDICLTTTVIPNMLLTIQTQDQSITYTGCLTQLCFVLLFAGFESCLLAAMAYDRYVAICYPLRYTVIMNFHSCALLILFSVFISILNMGLLGLMVLRLSFCTNLKIPLFFCELSQIMKLACSDTLINDILIYLATLIFGGIPISGIIFSYVQIASSVLRIPSVKGRYKAFSTCGSHLSVTSLSYGSGLWVYITSSVAILPKKTSVACIMYTVVPQMLNPFIFSLRNKDMKGTIKKLICRVASL, translated from the coding sequence ATGGAAGGTAAAAACCAGACAGATGTTTCTCACTTTTTTCTTCTGGGACTAACAGATGATCCAACTGTGAAGCCTGTGATCTTTTGTCTCTTCCTGTTCATTTACATGGTCACCATCTTGGGAAATCTGCTTATTATCCTTGCTGTAAGCTGTTATTCCCACTTACAAACAcccatgtatttttttatttcaaatttatccTTTAATGACATCTGCTTAACCACAACTGTCATACCAAATATGTTACTGACTATCCAAACACAGGATCAGAGCATCACTTATACAGGGTGCCTTACTCAGCTTTGCTTTGTCTTGCTTTTTGCTGGATTTGAAAGCTGTCTTCTTGCTGCAATGGCCTATGACCGATATGTAGCCATTTGTTATCCACTGCGTTATACAGTCATTATGAATTTTCACTCGTGTGCTCTACtaattctcttctctgtttttattAGCATTTTGAACATGGGGCTTCTTGGTCTCATGGTATTGAGGCTTTCATTCTGCACGAATCTAAAAATTCCCTTATTCTTCTGTGAACTTTCTCAGATCATGAAACTTGCCTGCTCTGACACCCTCATTAATGATATTCTGATATATCTTGCAACACTTATATTTGGTGGCATCCCAATCTCTGGTATTATTTTCTCTTATGTCCAAATTGCCTCTTCTGTTTTGAGAATACCATCAGTAAAAGGAAGATATAAGGCCTTTTCTACTTGTGGTTCTCACTTGTCAGTGACTTCTCTATCCTATGGTTCAGGATTGTGGGTTTACATAACCTCTTCAGTTGCTATTTTACCCAAGAAGACTTCAGTGGCCTGCATTATGTACACTGTAGTCCCTCAAATGCTGAATCCATTTATCTTTAGTCTTAGAAATAAAGACATGAAAGGaactattaaaaaattaatttgtagAGTAGCTTCTCTTTGA